CCACAGCATCCTGATCCGCCAAATAATCAGAACCCTTAACAGTATCAAAAGCGTGAGCTTTCCAATCATCATCAGGATCAACATTTTTCAGCGTTGCCGCAATGCCCCCCTGTGCCGCCACAGAATGGGAACGAATAGGGTGGGTTTTTGCCACCAAAGCCACATCTATATCTTGATTTTGCTTCTTTATTTCCAACGCTGCCCGACAACCAGCCAAACCACCACCAACGATAATTACATCATGCTGTAACATAACCAAACCTAAGTAAACATCACTATTTCTATGATGTAACAGTTATGGAAAAATGTACCATTTTGATTACAACTCTTTGTATTAATTTAACTCGAGTTCGGGATAACATTTTAGTCTTTACAAATAAAGGTGTCAGGTATCGGGTATCAGGTGTTAGGTTAAAGAATTTACAAAAAGTCTATGTTAGGGGTTGATGAAAAAGTGGGGTCATGAGGAAGAATTGACAATGAACAATGAACAAACTATGACCTGCAACCTGCCGCCTGTACGGACGTAGCATGCTACGTCCCCTACCATACTGACAACTATTATCCCCAACTGAGGTTAATTTAATTTTGAGATCAAGATTAAAAATCAAGTCGTCATCAATGACGGGTTTTTAAACCCAATTTTTTTGATAACATCAAAATTGAAAACCCAACACAAAAACTATGCTTCTCAATCAAACAGAAATCCAACAAAAACTGAATAACTTAGATCAATGGGCTATCAACGGCAAAAACATCACCAGAACCTTCCAATTTAGTGATTTTGTCAATGCCATTGACTTCGTTAATAAATTAGTCGGCCCAGCCGAATCCGCAGGACATCATCCC
The sequence above is a segment of the Cyanobacterium stanieri PCC 7202 genome. Coding sequences within it:
- a CDS encoding pterin-4-alpha-carbinolamine dehydratase (PFAM: Pterin 4 alpha carbinolamine dehydratase~COGs: COG2154 Pterin-4a-carbinolamine dehydratase~InterPro IPR001533~KEGG: cyn:Cyan7425_2038 transcriptional coactivator/pterin dehydratase~PFAM: transcriptional coactivator/pterin dehydratase~SPTR: Pterin-4-alpha-carbinolamine dehydratase superfamily), with the protein product MLLNQTEIQQKLNNLDQWAINGKNITRTFQFSDFVNAIDFVNKLVGPAESAGHHPDISISYNKVTISLTSHDQGGITQKDFDLAQEITNIFQSS